In Betaproteobacteria bacterium, one DNA window encodes the following:
- a CDS encoding class I SAM-dependent methyltransferase, translated as MAEDCVDDVMMNSGHSVHFFDEQFQRQAIEGNLALNPFELLALPYLHGRVLDFGCGMGNLAVAAAKRGCSVVALDGSSAAIHHLQDRARRESLDIFAAQADLRNYEVTEEFDIIVSIGLLMFFDCTTAFKSLASLQAHVREGGVAVINVLIEGTTYLDMFGPDAHCLFSRHELEQRFAPWDILHSGFHEFSAPDNQLKSFATLIARKPPPET; from the coding sequence GTGGCCGAAGATTGCGTCGATGATGTCATGATGAATTCCGGCCACAGCGTTCATTTTTTTGACGAGCAGTTTCAGCGCCAAGCCATTGAGGGAAACCTGGCGTTGAATCCCTTCGAGTTGCTGGCGCTACCCTATCTCCACGGGCGCGTGCTCGATTTCGGTTGCGGCATGGGTAATCTTGCCGTGGCTGCCGCCAAGCGTGGTTGTTCAGTGGTGGCGCTGGATGGAAGCAGCGCCGCAATTCACCACTTGCAGGACCGTGCGCGGCGGGAATCGCTCGACATCTTTGCCGCGCAAGCGGACCTGCGAAACTACGAAGTTACCGAAGAATTCGACATCATCGTATCCATCGGGCTGTTGATGTTTTTCGATTGCACAACAGCATTCAAGAGTCTCGCCAGCCTGCAGGCGCACGTACGAGAAGGCGGAGTCGCGGTCATCAATGTCCTGATCGAAGGCACTACGTATCTGGACATGTTTGGCCCAGACGCGCATTGCCTGTTTTCACGTCATGAATTGGAACAGCGGTTTGCGCCCTGGGACATACTGCATTCCGGATTTCATGAATTTTCCGCACCCGACAATCAGCTGAAATCGTTTGCCACGCTAATCGCGCGGAAACCGCCGCCCGAAACCTGA
- a CDS encoding DUF3147 family protein: MTWLISKYLITSAIVVAVSEIAKRSDRLGAFIAALPLVTFLALIWLYVEDQPAEKIANHAYYTFWYVLPTLPMFLVFPMLLNRIGFWPTLAACAVITVVLFAVLCKVLEPFGIRLL; the protein is encoded by the coding sequence ATGACTTGGCTCATCAGCAAATATCTCATTACTTCCGCCATCGTCGTGGCCGTCTCCGAAATCGCCAAGCGCAGTGACCGTCTGGGTGCATTCATCGCCGCGTTGCCGCTGGTGACATTTCTCGCGCTCATCTGGTTGTACGTTGAAGATCAACCCGCCGAGAAAATTGCGAACCATGCCTATTACACGTTCTGGTACGTGCTGCCGACGTTGCCGATGTTTCTGGTGTTTCCGATGCTGCTCAATCGGATTGGCTTCTGGCCGACGCTGGCGGCATGCGCGGTGATCACCGTTGTGTTGTTTGCGGTGTTGTGCAAGGTGCTGGAGCCGTTTGGCATTCGGCTGTTGTGA
- a CDS encoding PAS domain S-box protein yields MINAETARLIGKCAEKAIGHDDTDIMPPAQAAAIRANDRRVITEKQIITYEELVSTADGERIFLATKGPLHDDGGNVIGMFGISRDITERKRAEIKIQRVTQLYAALSRCNDAIVRCENETALFLQVCRVAVQSGGMKMAWIGLMDGAGERVNPVAAYSEEIDYLDGVQISVGADEPHGLGPTGTAIREDRPVWCQDFLNDASTAPWHARGARAGWASSAALPLHRNGTVIGAFNLYSAEANAFDEEIRKLLLEMATNISFALDSFARDSARKAAEAALKESESRHRTIMAAVTDSIAVLDDTGRIAYINRVPSGLTLAEVTGSHWLTWLEPADRRNASEAIATTLATNEPATIEFRVLVPDRQLIWYQATFSRMPSPDTAQVVLTARDITDRKATEDQLRKLSLAVEQSPECIVITDADARIEYVNEAFLASTGYSREELIGQNPRILQSGKTPHVTHVAMWTALAQGLPWKGEFHNRRKDGSEYVEHAIIAPLRQPDGSITQYVAVKEDITEKKRFGMELDRHRHHLQELVEQRTAELTTARQQAEAANLAKSAFLANMSHEIRTPMNAIIGLTYLLRHAGATPEQAERLDKINGASQHLLSLINDILDLSKIEAGRMQLERTDFKLSAVLDYVASIIGQGAGDKGLKVEVDGDETPEWLHGDVTRVRQALLNYAGNAVKFTDKGSIALRARLVEESGGDVLVRFEVADSGIGIAPDGIARLFQAFEQADKSTTRKYGGTGLGLSITRHLAQLMGGEAGAESAPGAGSTFWFTARLQHGRGSMPTGPVTDALDAETRLRRQHAGARVLLVEDNAIAREVAVELLHGAGLAVDTAEDGREAVKQVQVRPYDLILMDMQMPNMDGLEATHAIRALAGWETIPIVAMTANAFDDDRRACEAAGMNDFVAKPVEPRLLYDTLLKWLPVVAVNVHNMMDNVPDRAHAGPRANPIQGLATTATLARVAGLPGMNVAHCLAALRGNADDYLDVLGRFVKSHAEDMARMAECLASGDHATALRIAHTLKGTGAILGADHLAAVAASVESRLRANPGGNIRGDDIRPEMDAIGRDLTALAGALQPPDIAPPADVQPTVR; encoded by the coding sequence GTGATCAACGCGGAAACCGCGCGGCTCATTGGAAAGTGCGCCGAAAAGGCAATTGGCCACGACGACACGGACATCATGCCGCCGGCGCAGGCAGCGGCAATCCGTGCCAACGACCGCCGGGTAATCACCGAGAAGCAGATTATTACCTACGAAGAATTGGTCTCCACCGCGGATGGAGAGCGTATTTTTCTGGCCACCAAGGGGCCGCTGCACGATGACGGCGGAAATGTCATCGGGATGTTCGGCATCTCCCGTGACATCACCGAGCGCAAACGCGCCGAAATCAAAATCCAGCGCGTCACGCAGCTTTACGCCGCCTTGAGCCGTTGCAATGATGCGATCGTGCGCTGCGAGAACGAGACGGCGCTATTCCTGCAAGTCTGCCGCGTTGCGGTACAGTCTGGCGGCATGAAGATGGCGTGGATTGGTCTGATGGACGGGGCGGGCGAGCGGGTCAATCCGGTGGCGGCTTATAGCGAAGAGATTGATTATCTGGATGGCGTGCAGATTTCGGTGGGCGCCGATGAGCCGCATGGTCTCGGTCCAACGGGCACGGCGATTCGCGAAGATCGGCCGGTCTGGTGTCAGGATTTTCTCAATGACGCAAGTACCGCACCGTGGCATGCGCGCGGCGCGCGCGCCGGCTGGGCATCTTCGGCGGCGCTGCCGTTGCATCGCAATGGCACGGTCATCGGCGCGTTTAATCTTTACAGCGCCGAGGCGAATGCCTTCGACGAAGAAATTCGCAAGCTACTGCTTGAAATGGCGACCAACATCAGCTTCGCGCTGGACAGTTTCGCGCGCGATAGCGCGCGTAAGGCGGCCGAGGCGGCGCTGAAGGAAAGCGAAAGCCGGCATCGCACCATCATGGCCGCCGTGACCGACAGTATCGCCGTGCTGGACGACACGGGCCGCATCGCCTATATCAATCGCGTGCCGTCCGGACTCACATTGGCGGAGGTGACGGGCTCCCATTGGCTGACGTGGCTGGAGCCTGCCGACCGGCGAAATGCGAGTGAGGCAATCGCGACGACCCTTGCGACAAATGAACCAGCGACCATCGAATTTCGTGTGCTTGTGCCAGACCGGCAGTTGATCTGGTACCAGGCGACGTTTTCACGCATGCCTTCACCTGACACGGCCCAAGTGGTATTGACCGCGCGTGACATCACGGATCGCAAGGCCACGGAGGATCAGTTACGCAAGCTCTCGTTGGCGGTGGAACAGAGTCCGGAGTGCATTGTCATCACCGATGCCGACGCCCGCATTGAATACGTGAACGAGGCCTTCCTTGCGTCGACCGGGTACAGTCGCGAAGAGCTCATCGGCCAGAATCCGCGCATCCTGCAATCGGGCAAGACACCGCACGTGACGCATGTCGCCATGTGGACCGCGCTGGCCCAGGGACTGCCATGGAAGGGCGAATTCCATAATCGCCGCAAGGACGGTAGCGAGTATGTTGAACACGCGATCATCGCGCCGCTGCGGCAACCGGACGGATCCATCACCCAATATGTGGCGGTGAAGGAAGACATCACCGAGAAAAAACGCTTCGGCATGGAACTGGATCGCCACCGGCACCATTTGCAGGAACTTGTTGAACAGCGCACGGCGGAGCTCACCACGGCACGCCAGCAGGCTGAGGCGGCCAATTTGGCGAAGAGTGCGTTCCTGGCCAACATGAGCCACGAAATCCGCACGCCGATGAACGCCATCATCGGCCTCACGTATCTGTTGCGGCATGCCGGCGCGACACCCGAACAGGCCGAGCGGCTGGACAAGATCAACGGCGCCAGCCAGCACCTGTTATCGCTCATCAACGACATCCTCGATTTATCGAAGATCGAAGCCGGCCGGATGCAATTGGAGCGCACCGACTTCAAGCTTTCCGCCGTCCTTGATTACGTAGCGTCCATCATCGGCCAGGGGGCGGGGGACAAGGGGCTCAAGGTGGAGGTCGATGGCGACGAGACGCCGGAATGGCTGCATGGCGACGTGACGCGCGTGCGGCAGGCGCTGCTCAACTATGCCGGCAATGCCGTCAAGTTCACTGACAAAGGTTCGATTGCGCTTCGCGCGCGGCTGGTGGAAGAAAGCGGGGGCGATGTACTGGTGCGCTTCGAGGTCGCGGACTCGGGAATCGGCATTGCGCCCGATGGAATTGCCCGGCTGTTCCAGGCCTTCGAGCAAGCTGACAAGTCAACAACGCGCAAATATGGCGGTACCGGACTTGGCCTCTCGATCACCCGGCACCTCGCGCAACTGATGGGTGGTGAAGCTGGCGCGGAAAGCGCACCGGGCGCGGGCAGCACCTTCTGGTTTACCGCACGCCTGCAGCACGGCCGGGGGAGCATGCCGACCGGGCCGGTCACGGATGCATTGGACGCCGAGACGCGGTTGCGGCGGCAGCACGCCGGCGCGCGCGTGCTGCTGGTGGAAGACAATGCCATCGCCCGCGAAGTGGCGGTCGAGCTGTTGCACGGGGCCGGGCTGGCGGTGGATACGGCCGAAGATGGGCGCGAGGCGGTGAAGCAGGTGCAGGTCCGTCCCTACGACCTGATCCTCATGGACATGCAAATGCCCAACATGGACGGACTCGAAGCCACGCACGCGATCCGTGCGCTGGCGGGTTGGGAGACCATCCCGATTGTCGCCATGACGGCCAATGCCTTCGACGACGATCGCCGCGCTTGCGAAGCGGCCGGCATGAATGACTTCGTGGCCAAACCCGTGGAGCCGCGTTTACTCTATGACACGTTGCTGAAATGGCTGCCGGTGGTGGCGGTGAATGTGCACAACATGATGGATAACGTACCCGACCGTGCGCATGCCGGGCCGCGTGCAAACCCCATACAGGGATTGGCGACTACAGCCACATTGGCGCGCGTCGCCGGTTTGCCGGGCATGAATGTGGCGCATTGCCTGGCAGCACTGCGCGGCAATGCCGACGATTATCTGGATGTGCTGGGCCGCTTTGTGAAATCACATGCTGAAGATATGGCACGCATGGCCGAATGCCTGGCCAGTGGCGATCACGCCACTGCCTTGCGCATCGCGCATACGCTCAAGGGCACGGGAGCCATTCTGGGGGCCGATCACCTGGCGGCAGTCGCGGCGAGCGTCGAAAGCAGGCTGCGTGCAAATCCGGGCGGGAACATTCGTGGTGACGATATTCGACCCGAGATGGACGCCATCGGCCGCGACCTCACCGCCCTTGCGGGTGCCCTGCAACCGCCTGACATTGCCCCGCCTGCGGACGTCCAGCCAACGGTCCGGTAA
- a CDS encoding DUF5329 domain-containing protein — translation MLDFVRDSPCQFNRNDTWHDGKDARQHLEMKYDALASRGMIGKAEDFIDRAASKSSFSGQKYQIRCADGKTTSSAQWLSDELRRYRQDKNKT, via the coding sequence TTGCTGGATTTTGTCCGGGATTCCCCGTGCCAGTTCAATCGCAATGACACGTGGCACGACGGCAAGGACGCGCGGCAGCATCTTGAAATGAAATATGACGCGCTCGCCTCGCGGGGAATGATCGGCAAGGCCGAAGATTTCATTGACCGGGCCGCGTCGAAAAGCAGTTTCAGCGGCCAGAAATATCAAATTCGCTGCGCGGATGGAAAGACAACTTCCAGCGCGCAGTGGCTGTCTGACGAACTCAGGCGGTATCGACAGGACAAGAACAAAACGTGA
- a CDS encoding four-helix bundle copper-binding protein yields MSHQLDQSAKDCIAACNECATECGSCFAHMAGVESKNACPACCIECAEICRLCADAIARNSPFTKQVCTMCADVCDWCAAQCGAHEMDHCKRCAEACRRCAETCRKMAG; encoded by the coding sequence ATGAGTCATCAACTGGATCAAAGTGCCAAGGACTGCATCGCCGCTTGCAACGAGTGCGCGACTGAATGCGGAAGCTGTTTCGCGCACATGGCAGGCGTGGAAAGCAAAAATGCCTGTCCGGCCTGTTGCATCGAGTGCGCGGAAATCTGCCGGTTGTGCGCCGACGCGATCGCCCGCAATAGTCCCTTCACGAAGCAGGTCTGCACGATGTGTGCTGACGTCTGCGATTGGTGCGCGGCACAGTGCGGTGCGCATGAAATGGACCACTGTAAGCGTTGCGCAGAGGCTTGCCGCCGGTGCGCCGAGACTTGTCGCAAGATGGCCGGTTGA
- a CDS encoding ribose-phosphate pyrophosphokinase codes for MTPVVISMPGNERLADALVSVLACERGSALLRHFPDGESHVRVESALAGRHAIIVCTLDRPDTKLVPLLLLAAAARDSGAVSVGLVAPYLAYMRQDRRFHPGETISAQHVAGWISSRFDWLVTVDPHLHRIATLASIYTIATQIVHAAEDVSRWVSANVRQPLLIGPDEESAQWVADVARRAGAPFIILTKTRRGDRDVDVSVPHAERWRSHTPVLVDDIVSTGRTMIETIGHLRGSGLAAPVCIAVHPVFARNAFEELRAAGAAEIVSCDTIVHPSNRISLVASIAAGVRALLANS; via the coding sequence ATGACCCCTGTGGTGATATCGATGCCGGGAAACGAACGGCTCGCCGATGCCCTTGTATCGGTATTGGCTTGCGAACGCGGCAGCGCGCTCTTGCGCCATTTTCCTGACGGCGAGTCGCATGTGCGCGTGGAGTCGGCATTGGCCGGCCGGCACGCCATTATCGTTTGCACGCTTGACCGGCCCGACACCAAACTCGTGCCGCTACTGCTGCTGGCGGCGGCAGCGCGCGACAGCGGCGCCGTCTCGGTTGGATTGGTGGCGCCCTATCTGGCCTACATGCGGCAGGATCGGCGATTCCATCCGGGTGAGACCATCAGCGCGCAGCATGTGGCGGGATGGATTTCCAGCCGGTTTGATTGGCTGGTGACGGTTGACCCGCACCTGCACCGGATTGCCACGCTGGCATCGATCTATACCATCGCGACACAAATTGTTCACGCCGCAGAAGACGTATCCCGATGGGTAAGTGCCAACGTGCGCCAGCCGCTGTTGATCGGACCTGACGAGGAAAGCGCCCAGTGGGTGGCCGATGTTGCACGCCGTGCGGGCGCGCCGTTCATTATCCTGACCAAGACGCGTCGTGGCGACCGCGATGTCGATGTTTCGGTGCCGCATGCCGAGCGCTGGCGTTCGCACACGCCTGTATTGGTGGACGATATCGTCTCGACCGGGCGGACGATGATCGAGACAATTGGACATCTGCGCGGTTCGGGGCTCGCTGCGCCGGTTTGCATCGCGGTGCATCCGGTCTTCGCGCGGAACGCGTTTGAAGAATTGCGTGCCGCGGGCGCCGCCGAGATCGTCAGTTGCGACACGATTGTTCATCCGAGCAACCGCATTTCTCTGGTTGCCTCCATCGCGGCTGGTGTGCGAGCACTTCTGGCCAATTCTTGA